From the Limanda limanda chromosome 2, fLimLim1.1, whole genome shotgun sequence genome, one window contains:
- the gprin3b gene encoding G protein-regulated inducer of neurite outgrowth 3: MGTNPKRTVTVQMVPPLAVVDTQGNQEANANWTKETNLNFSQVFPKPIVTSPAHKQDNSSVTAAPANAIPHPQKTAATEQVCSKPAPPANGNPAESDHVTGADQQMPDLSLPGRGVGEAGGDRRDSNANMKTLSPGDEKDFCEAAVPSAAPASTLDTQVADCRIKGTSAAKEEHVKPTSTAREDSNKHVSTNNTNLNNACELGQTASVRQRDNKGSISAPQSKDTAAAQKSNDHIQSFSQSSVRLQETPGSMRSMETTTTLSCATPLCQSREAETGSARLNLNSTPPERDLQPEKKPQVSSDKPQPACSQTAASTLPQATQNTVAYGLVTEGASQANTAVCEGQQQPPCKLYREASTMTSSLSSTPVKQCHDMEVQAVANTCSKAVATSPSLLPFSVTRRQSGGAVPREESLAVAYQGDGGVGLHHMNMTSLSASTEPRSEKLTIEAEMCHNKDAGLFNSSSQQAEGGPGAKPKEPASCNIQPVYQINIEHSRPKEPGEPGNSQCKPAAQTPAAKTTTAEAPSLRSGASPERAGASKSGSADSSKTAPSPAAVTTKPVQAPPTAKTAANTTAKAEPAKNKAESSKEKSKGVGGKAAGGKGVGGKAVTNSGKKKAEQARKKEEDDEAAKQKEKGVHDVVWDEQGMTWEVYGASVDPESLGFAIQSHLQCKIKEQEKKLVTQTSIRKSFSGAASPVHARKNKRRQQNIFRSMLQNVRRPNCCARPPPSAVLE, encoded by the coding sequence ATGGGAACTAACCCAAAAAGGACGGTGACGGTCCAGATGGTTCCTCCGCTGGCTGTGGTGGACACGCAGGGAAACCAGGAGGCGAATGCCAACTGGACTAAAGAGACCAACCTGAACTTCTCTCAAGTTTTTCCAAAGCCCATCGTCACGTCTCCCGCCCACAAACAGGATAACTCATCTGTGACTGCTGCTCCCGCGAACGCCATCCCACATCCCCAGAAAACAGCTGCCACAGAACAAGTCTGCAGCAAACCAGCTCCTCCAGCCAATGGGAACCCGGCAGAATCTGATCACGTGACGGGCGCAGACCAACAGATGCCGGACCTGTCTCTACCTGGCCGAGGTGTGGGTGAGGCAGGAGGCGACCGGAGGGACTCCAACGCTAATATGAAAACGTTAAGCCCGGGTGATGAAAAGGATTTCTGTGAGGCCGCGGTGCCATCTGCTGCTCCAGCGTCAACGCTCGACACACAGGTCGCTGACTGCAGGATAAAAGGGACGAGTGCAGCGAAGGAGGAGCACGTGAAACCGACATCCACAGCACGAGAGGACAGTAATAAACATGTTTCTACCAATAATACAAATCTTAACAATGCCTGTGAGTTAGGGCAAACGGCATCTGTGCGCCAACGGGATAATAAAGGGAGTATTTCAGCTCCGCAAAGCAAGGACACTGCTGCAGCCCAGAAATCTAACGATCATATACAGAGTTTCTCACAAAGCTCTGTCCGTCTGCAAGAGACTCCCGGATCTATGAGAAGCATGGAAACCACAACCACTCTCAGCTGTGCGACACCTTTGTGTCAGAGCCGAGAGGCCGAGACCGGGTCTGCAAGACTGAATTTAAACTCGACACCTCCAGAGAGGGATTTGCAACCAGAGAAGAAACCGCAAGTCTCCTCAGATAAACCTCAGCCAGCGTGCTCTCAGACGGCCGCCTCCACCCTGCCCCaggcaacacaaaacacagtggCATACGGGCTGGTGACAGAGGGAGCCAGCCAGGCTAACACAGCTGTCTGTGaagggcagcagcagccgccgtGCAAACTCTACAGGGAGGCTTCGACCATGACCTCATCCCTGTCGTCCACTCCAGTCAAGCAGTGTCACGATATGGAGGTTCAGGCGGTGGCAAACACGTGCAGCAAGGCCGTGGCCACAAGTCCGAGCCTGCTGCCTTTCTCTGTGACTCGCAGGCAGAGCGGTGGTGCAGTCCCCAGGGAGGAGAGCCTGGCTGTGGCCTATCAGGGGGATGGGGGTGTGGGTCTCCATCACATGAACATGACCTCTCTGTCAGCCTCCACCGAGCCAAGGTCAGAGAAGCTGACGATCGAGGCGGAGATGTGCCACAACAAAGATGCAGGCCTGTTTAACTCCTCGTCCCAGCAGGCAGAGGGAGGGCCGGGGGCGAAGCCTAAAGAACCGGCTTCATGCAACATCCAGCCGGTTTATCAAATCAACATCGAGCACAGCAGGCCCAAGGAGCCGGGAGAGCCGGGTAACTCCCAGTGTAAACCTGCAGCTCAGACACCTGCAGCCAAAACAACCACTGCTGAGGCTCCCTCTCTTAGATCAGGAGCATCCCCGGAGAGAGCCGGCGCTTCCAAGTCTGGATCTGCTGACAGTAGCAAAACTGCACCGTCTCCGGCTGCGGTCACAACCAAGCCTGTCCAAGCCCCGCCCACAGcaaaaacagcagcaaacacCACAGCCAAGGCAGAGCCGGCTAAAAACAAAGCTGAGAGCTCAAAAGAAAAGAGCAAAGGTGTTGGAGGCAAAGCCGCTGGAGGCAAAGGCGTTGGAGGCAAAGCTGTGACAAATTCGGGCAAAAAGAAAGCAGAACAGGcgaggaagaaagaagaggatgaCGAGGCAGCAAAGCAGAAGGAGAAGGGCGTCCATGACGTGGTGTGGGACGAGCAGGGGATGACCTGGGAGGTCTACGGGGCCTCGGTGGACCCCGAGTCGCTGGGTTTTGCCATCCAGAGCCACTTGCAGTGCAAAATCAAGGAGCAAGAGAAGAAGCTGGTCACCCAGACCTCCATCCGAAAGTCGTTCTCTGGCGCCGCCTCGCCGGTGCACGCGAGGAAGAACAAGAGGAGGCAGCAGAACATTTTCAGGTCAATGCTGCAAAATGTCAGGCGGCCCAACTGCTGCGCGCGTCCCCCTCCCTCGGCCGTCCTCGAGTAG
- the zgc:154142 gene encoding ovochymase-2, producing the protein MDLEKGRRRSKACSTLEKCLIFLFVAMTGACIGLVVVYFMDRADTSTDVEDLKSGCGGSQELSGESGTFASWNYPNSYDNGKSCTWQITVDPDKVIHVWFEEFALEETMLCTADFVTLRDSLGIIGKYCGYTKPQPLVSLTNRLSVYFDTNDRKTDQGFKAHYKAVAPELASEIAGAGGFLQGDQGELMTPHFPEKNYLNGALYQWKITVPEGERVRLTVTSFDLVPEACADFVQVYDGHSAGSSSMGKFCGGAMPKPVLSSSNTMVVRFKSDNSLTSKGFKATYTKSSIPPVVVPTTTKPTPTATPKPTTLRPTTPQPTPPPTSSGTFSPGVISGRRGVIQSPGFPNTYPAHQNSSWKISASKGLLVKLQITDLAITGETGQCKEDKLVISDEYSVLGTHCGNLLPPVVVSASETLAVTFQSDSRLTDRGFSAKWEAVYPEDITEIQGCGVSSKEETGVIKSQNWPMNYKANSECMWNIALPQRKNITLTFTDFDLEGKDFISSKCFDNIVVYDLDGATNELIQKHGPFCGTTLPQTIKTRGGRLVVRFNSDLFTEAKGFRAYWSTNPSLPAPTEPPAQPNPWDKITIDWPTCGKPAIPPTVMSRIVNGEPAKAHSWPWQVSMQVWPASRPEPTFFHTCGGTLIHKNWVLTAAHCFINYADELQRWQMCLGKHNLTFTEPSQRCFNVSGIYRHEGFKYPTVPTVEFDIALVRLDGDAVASSEIAFACLPSEEEVLPKDKMCYATGWGDETGDSLNAKVAESLNQVALPVVPYDTCKRMDYWWFQVKTSMICCGYTLPDELKSVCQGDSGGPLVCQDTVGGPWEVHGITSFGPIGCIMDKKPSVFTRSSAYLPWIQNVIRRDMYNTHTSGCGGAKDLTGTGGTISSMGYPGSYSNKAQCQWNIRAPVGKLVHLHFHNFSLEESQLCLNDKVSLSDRLGSLGTFCSNVPPKDLVSDGESLHISFSSNDKVVDTGFMASWEAVDPAVVPCGGSFSSAQGEITSPNWPSHYQAQSVCTWRITIPSTKSVHVAFTHFALQPINALGNCVDYVEVFSGESMTSSGRFCGFSPPAAMTIPGNVVVIRFLSNGANQQQGFRAYWTTDPSVIPTLPPPPPNPWDNITISWPKDCGNPAVKPSTATTRVVNGVEAVPHSWPWQVSMQAKIVPPIPYMHGCGGSLIHEEWVLTAAHCFMLPLNVPSQWRMCLGKHHMDASMDVPSAQKCYMVDGIIKHEGFVYEQDKSDITNDIALVHLAEPVNMTKEISPVCLPEPGVVMPAGRSCIVTGWGDEKGSMIPEVSKKLNQAALPIVDFETCSKPEYWSDTLRPSMICAGYESPDELKSACQGDSGGPFVCTAAEANATWEVHGIVSFGPQGCIMDKKPSVFTRVSAFSDWIHDNIKKFIYDSKV; encoded by the exons ATGGATCTGGAGAAGGGCCGTCGTCGGTCCAAGGCTTGTAGCACCTTggaaaaatgtttgatatttctCTTTGTGGCCATGACCGGCGCCTGCATCGGCCTGGTGGTCGTCTACTTCATGGATAGAGCCGATACTTCCACTGATGTAGAAG ACCTGAAATCGGGTTGTGGAGGTTCCCAGGAGCTGTCCGGAGAGTCGGGCACCTTCGCCAGCTGGAACTACCCCAACAGCTATGACAACGGCAAGAGCTGCACCTGGCAGATCACAGTGGATCCTGACAAG GTGATCCACGTGTGGTTTGAGGAGTTTGCTTTGGAGGAGACGATGCTCTGCACGGCCGACTTCGTCACACTGAGAGACTCCCTGGGAATCATCG GTAAATACTGTGGCTACACCAAACCGCAGCCGTTGGTGTCACTGACAAACCGCCTGTCGGTCTACTTCGACACCAATGACAGAAAGACGGACCAAGGATTCAAGGCTCATTACAAAGCCGTGGCTCCAGAGCTCGCATCCG AAATAGCCGGAGCTGGTGGCTTTCTCCAAGGTGACCAGGGGGAGCTGATGACCCCTCACTTCCCTGAGAAGAACTACCTGAACGGAGCTTTATACCAG TGGAAAATCACAGTGCCTGAGGGCGAAAGGGTCCGACTGACAGTCACCTCCTTCGACCTGGTCCCCGAGGCCTGTGCAGACTTCGTTCAGGTCTATGATGGCCACTCGGCTGGTTCCTCTTCAATGG GTAAATTCTGTGGAGGAGCGATGCCGAAGCCGGTGTTGTCCAGCAGCAACACGATGGTGGTCCGCTTCAAATCCGACAACAGTTTGACTTCAAAAGGATTCAAAGCTACTTACACAAAGTCCAGTATTCCACCTGTTGTTGTTCCCACCACAACAAAACCCACACCCACAGCTACACCCAAACCCACCACCCTGAGACCCACCACACCACAACCTACTCCACCTCCTACATCTTCAGGTACATTTTCTC CAGGAGTAATCTCTGGGCGCAGAGGAGTGATCCAGTCCCCAGGTTTCCCAAATACATATCCTGCTCACCAGAACAGCTCGTGGAAGATATCTGCGTCCAAAGGATTGCTGGTCAAACTGCAGATCACTGACCTGGCCATCACAGGAGAGACTGGACAATGCAAAGAGGACAAACTGGTCATCTCAGACGAGTACAGTGTTCTGG GCACCCACTGCGGCAACCTCCTCCCCCCAGTGGTGGTCAGTGCCAGTGAAACACTGGCTGTCACCTTCCAGTCCGACAGTCGGCTCACAGACCGAGGATTCTCCGCCAAGTGGGAGGCTGTGTATCCTGAGGATATCACAG AAATCCAGGGCTGTGGCGTTTCTTCCAAAGAGGAAACCGGTGTCATCAAGTCCCAGAACTGGCCTATGAACTACAAGGCCAACTCTGAGTGCATGTGGAACATCGCTCTGCCTCAGAGGAAAAATATCACTCTGACGTTCACCGACTTTGACCTAGAAGGCAAAGATTTCATCTCGTCCAAATGCTTCGACAACATCGTAGTGTACGACCTCGACGGTGCCACCAACGAGCTGATCCAGAAGCACG GTCCTTTCTGTGGGACCACATTGCCTCAAACCATTAAGACAAGGGGCGGCAGGCTGGTGGTTCGTTTCAACTCAGACTTGTTCACTGAGGCCAAAGGCTTCAGGGCGTACTGGAGTACAAACCCCAGTCTGCCTGCTCCCACTGAGCCACCTGCTCAGCCCAACCCCTGGGACAAGATCACCATAG ACTGGCCCACTTGTGGCAAACCGGCCATCCCTCCCACTGTTATGTCTCGCATCGTGAACGGAGAGCCAGCCAAAGCTCACTCCTGGCCCTGGCAGGTGTCCATGCAG gtgtggcCTGCAAGTCGTCCAGAACCTACTTTCTTCCACACCTGTGGTGGAACACTCATCCATAAGAACTGGGTTCTCACAGCGGCCCACTGCTTCATTAA CTATGCCGATGAGCTGCAGCGTTGGCAGATGTGCCTCGGCAAACACAACCTGACCTTCACAGAGCCGAGCCAGCGCTGCTTCAACGTGTCGGGCATCTATCGCCACGAGGGCTTCAAGTATCCCACGGTGCCCACGGTGGAGTTTGACATCGCCCTGGTCCGGCTGGACGGGGACGCGGTGGCCAGCAGTGAGATCGCGTTCGCTTGCCTTCCCTCTGAGGAAGAGGTCCTGCCCAAGGACAAGATGTGCTACGCCACCGGCTGGGGAGATGAGACTG gCGATTCACTTAATGCTAAAGTTGCGGAGAGCCTTAACCAGGTGGCGTTGCCCGTCGTGCCGTACGACACCTGCAAGCGGATGGATTACTGGTGGTTCCAGGTCAAGACCTCCATGATCTGCTGCGGTTACACCCTGCCTGATGAGCTCAAGTCTGTCTGCCAG GGGGATTCAGGTGGTCCTCTCGTGTGCCAGGATACCGTTGGCGGCCCTTGGGAGGTTCACGGTATCACCAGTTTCGGCCCAATTGGATGCATCATGGATAAGAAGCCCTCTGTGTTCACTCGCTCATCCGCCTACCTCCCCTGGATCCAAAATGTCATCCGCAGAGACATGTACAATACACACA CATCTGGCTGTGGAGGGGCAAAGGACTTGACTGGGACAGGTGGCACTATTTCCTCTATGGGTTACCCTGGCAGCTACAGCAACAAAGCCCAATGCCAGTGGAACATCCGGGCGCCTGTCGGCAAATTGGTCCACCTCCATTTCCACAATTTCTCCCTGGAGGAGAGTCAGCTGTGCTTGAATGACAAAGTCAGCCTCTCGGACCGATTAGGAAGTCTCG GCACCTTCTGCAGCAATGTACCACCCAAAGACCTGGTGAGCGATGGAGAAAGTCTTcacatctccttctcctccaacGACAAGGTGGTGGACACGGGCTTCATGGCCAGCTGGGAAGCAGTGGACCCCGCAGTGG ttccttGTGGAGGAAGCTTCAGCAGTGCTCAGGGTGAAATCACCTCTCCTAACTGGCCCAGTCACTACCAGGCCCAGTCTGTGTGCACGTGGCGTATCACCATTCCTTCAACTAAGAGTGTCCATGTAGCCTTCACTCACTTTGCGCTGCAGCCCATAAACGCTTTAGGAAACTGTGTGGACTATGTGGAGGTCTTCAGTGGAGAAAGCATGACATCATCAG GACGATTCTGTGGCTTCAGCCCTCCAGCCGCCATGACCATCCCAGGCAACGTGGTCGTCATTCGCTTCCTTAGTAACGGAGCTAACCAGCAGCAGGGTTTCCGTGCTTACTGGACCACAGACCCCAGTGTTATCCCAACGttacctcctccacctcccaaCCCATGGGACAATATCACTATCA GCTGGCCGAAAGACTGTGGAAACCCAGCGGTGAAACCCAGCACAGCGACAACCAGGGTGGTCAATGGGGTAGAGGCGGTCCCACACTCCTGGCCCTGGCAAGTCTCCATGCAG GCTAAAATAGTGCCTCCCATACCTTACATGCACGGCTGTGGAGGCTCTCTGATCCACGAGGAGTGGGTCCTGACGGCTGCTCACTGTTTCATGCT GCCACTGAATGTACCCTCCCAATGGCGCATGTGTCTCGGGAAGCACCACATGGACGCCTCCATGGATGTTCCCTCAGCGCAGAAGTGCTACATGGTGGACGGCATCATCAAGCACGAGGGCTTTGTCTACGAGCAGGATAAAAGCGACATCACCAATGACATCGCCCTGGTGCATTTGGCTGAGCCTGTCAATATGACTAAGGAGATCAGCCCCGTCTGTCTGCCTGAGCCTGGGGTTGTGATGCCCGCCGGAAGGTCCTGCATTGTCACCGGATGGGGAGACGAGAAAG GTTCGATGATTCCCGAAGTGTCTAAGAAGCTGAATCAAGCCGCACTTCCTATCGTTGACTTCGAAACCTGCAGTAAACCTGAGTACTGGTCGGACACCCTCAGACCCTCCATGATCTGTGCTGGGTACGAGTCTCCAGATGAGCTGAAGTCCGCCTGTCAG GGCGACTCTGGGGGTCCTTTCGTCTGCACGGCCGCTGAAGCCAACGCCACGTGGGAGGTTCACGGCATCGTCAGCTTCGGACCACAGGGCTGTATCATGGACAAGAAGCCGTCTGTATTCACCCGTGTGTCTGCCTTCAGTGACTGGATACACGACAACATCAAGAAGTTTATATATGACAGCAAAGTATAA